The following are from one region of the Streptococcus sp. 1643 genome:
- the spxR gene encoding CBS-HotDog domain-containing transcription factor SpxR, protein MSKHQEILSYLEELPIGKRVSVRSISNHLGVSDGTAYRAIKEAENRGIVETRPRSGTIRVKSQKVAIERLTYAEIAEVTSSEVLAGQEGLEREFSKFSIGAMTEQNILSYLHDGGLLIVGDRTRIQLLALENENAVLVTGGFHVQDDVLTLANKKGIPVLRSKHDTFTVATMINKALSNVQIKTDILTVEKLYRPSHEYGFLRETDTVKDYLDLVRKNRSSRFPVINQHQVVVGVVTMRDAGDKSPSTTIDKVMTRSIFVTALATNIANVSQRMIAEDFEMVPVVRSNQTLLGVVTRRDVMEKMSRSQVSALPTFSEQIGQKLSYHHDEVVITVEPFMLEKNGVLANGVLAEILNHMTQDLVVNSGRNLIIEQMLIYFLQAVQIDDTLRIQARIIHHTRRSAIIDYDIYHGHQIVSKANVTVKIN, encoded by the coding sequence ATGAGTAAACACCAGGAAATTTTGTCCTATCTGGAAGAGTTGCCAATTGGGAAGAGAGTTAGCGTTCGCAGTATTTCCAATCACCTAGGTGTTAGTGACGGAACAGCCTACCGAGCTATCAAAGAAGCTGAAAATCGTGGAATTGTTGAAACTCGGCCACGTAGTGGAACTATACGGGTCAAGTCCCAGAAAGTGGCTATTGAGAGGCTAACCTATGCTGAAATTGCTGAAGTCACCTCCTCTGAAGTTTTAGCTGGTCAGGAAGGGTTGGAGAGAGAGTTTAGCAAATTCTCCATTGGAGCTATGACAGAGCAAAATATCCTGTCTTATCTCCATGATGGTGGTCTGTTGATCGTAGGAGACCGCACTCGCATTCAACTTTTAGCGCTGGAAAATGAAAATGCAGTCCTTGTGACTGGAGGTTTCCATGTCCAAGATGATGTATTGACTCTAGCCAATAAAAAAGGTATCCCAGTTCTGAGAAGTAAGCATGATACTTTTACAGTCGCAACCATGATTAACAAAGCTCTCTCAAATGTTCAAATCAAAACAGACATTTTAACAGTCGAAAAGCTCTATCGTCCGAGTCATGAGTATGGCTTTTTGAGAGAGACGGATACAGTCAAAGACTATCTAGACTTGGTCCGTAAGAACAGAAGTAGCCGTTTCCCAGTTATTAACCAACACCAAGTGGTTGTTGGGGTTGTTACCATGCGTGATGCGGGAGATAAGTCACCCAGCACAACGATTGACAAGGTGATGACGCGGAGCATCTTCGTAACAGCCTTAGCGACTAATATTGCCAATGTCAGTCAACGAATGATTGCAGAAGATTTTGAGATGGTTCCCGTTGTCAGAAGTAACCAAACCTTGCTCGGTGTCGTAACACGACGAGATGTCATGGAAAAGATGAGCCGTTCCCAAGTTTCTGCTTTGCCGACCTTCTCAGAGCAAATCGGGCAAAAACTCTCTTATCATCATGATGAAGTCGTTATTACTGTTGAGCCCTTCATGCTGGAGAAAAATGGTGTCCTTGCTAATGGAGTCTTGGCTGAAATCCTCAACCATATGACCCAAGACCTCGTTGTCAATAGCGGACGTAATCTCATCATTGAACAGATGTTGATTTATTTCTTGCAGGCTGTACAGATAGATGATACTCTGCGGATTCAGGCTCGGATTATTCACCACACGAGACGTTCAGCTATTATTGATTATGATATTTATCATGGTCATCAGATTGTTTCAAAAGCAAATGTTACGGTTAAAATTAATTAG